The sequence GACACCCCGGCCCGCATGCACTGGAACCCCGCCGAGGGCTGCGCCGACCGGGACACCGCCGCCGCCCGCGCGATCGCCCTGCTGGCCCCCGTACGCCCCCAGGCCCGCATGGACGCGGCCGTCGCCGACACCGCGGAAACGCTCCTGCGCAGCTGGCTCCAGGCGGCTGCCCTGGACGACCGCCCCTTCAAGCAGCTGCACCGCTGGACCCAGGGCAACAGCGCCCAGGACCCCGTCCGCATCCTGCGCACCCACCCCCACGCCGCCCCGGGCGCCGCCGGCGAGCTGGAGAGCGCCCTCACCGCCCACCCCGAACGCCGCGAGCTCGCCCAGAACCTGACAGCCCGGGCCCTCTCCTGCCTCACGTCGATCCACATCCGCGAGGCCTGCAATCCGAACCGAACGGATTCGCTCACACTGGCTTCGTTCCTGGGCGAAGGGGGCAGCCTGTACGTGGTGGGCGAACCGCTGGAAGACCCCCGTACCCACCCGGGTGCGATGCCCTTGCTGACCGCACTCGCCTCTCACGTGGTCGAGCACGGCCGTCGCATGGCCGCACGGTCATCCCACGGTCGGCTCGACCCACCACTCTCGCTGGTCCTGGACGACGTGGCAGCGGTCGCCCCGCTCCCCCAGCTCCCGGAACTCCTCACCGACGAGACGCTCCCCCTGCTGGCCCTGTGCCGAAGCCGCGAACAGGCCCGCACCCGCTGGCCGGACGCGGACCTGCCCTGACCTGTCAGTCGCTGGGGGTATCGCCGGCCGGCCGGGAAAACACGTACTCGAGCTCCTTCGCCGACGGATCCGTCGGCAGGGGCACGACGAAGCCCGACGCCTCGAAACCGAACCGCCGGTAGAACGCCGCGGCACGCGCGTTGTCCTCGTGCACGAAGAGCCGTACGCGCTCCAGCGCCGGCCCCTCCAGCGACCAGGCCCACTCCAGCGCCGCCTCGAACAGCGCCTCCGTCAGCCCCGTCCCGCGGTGCTCGGCCCGTACGAACACCCCCACCAGGTGACCCTGGTGCGCCTCGATGGTCTCGTCGAAGATCCCCGTGTCCCCGGCCTCCTCGACCAGGACCACCACGTTCCCGTTCCACGTGCCGTCCGGTGCCTCGGCGATGAACTGCCGGACCGACCGCCCCTGCGAAGCCCCCTCGGTCCGCTCCTGCCAAAAGGCGTCGGGCCGGCCCTCGGCGGCCTCCCGCGTATCCAGGAACGCGACCGGCGCCGCCGGATCCCGCAACGCGGCGATGCGAAGCTCCTTTACCTTCTCCCACTCGTCGGCTCGTACAGGACGTATCACGTGCGTGTTCATGGCTCGAGATCCTAGCGAGCACCCGTGATCAACACCGCGGCATTTCACCCGCACCGGCCTTCATGCACAGGCCCTCCACGACGCACCCACGCCCTCTCCGGAACCGACCACTACTTCTGCCGTTTCTGCCCCGGAACGCAGAAAAGCCCCGCACCGAACCCGTAAGGGTTTGGTGCGGGGCTTCCGCAATGATTGTTCGGCGGCGTCCTACTCTCCCACAGGGTCCCCCCTGCAGTACCATCGGCGCTGAAAGGCTTAGCTTCCGGGTTCGGAATGTAACCGGGCGTTTCCCTAACGCTATGACCACCGAAACACTATGAAGTTAACCAACCGGGCATGGACACGGTTCGTTACTTCAGAACTAACACAGTGGACGCGAGCAACTGAGGACAAGCCCTCGGCCTATTAGTACCAGTCAGCTTCACCCGTTACCGGGCTTCCACATCTGGCCTATCAACCCAGTCGTCTACTGGGAGCCTTACCCTCTCAAGGAGGTGGGAATACTCATCTTGAAGCAGGCTTCCCGCTTAGATGCTTTCAGCGGTTATCCCTCCCGAACGTAGCCAACCAGCCATGCCCTTGGCAGGACAACTGGCACACCAGAGGTTCGTCCGTCCCGGTCCTCTCGTACTAGGGACAGCCCTTCTCAATATTCCTACGCGCACAGCGGATAGGGACCGAACTGTCTCACGACGTTCTAAACCCAGCTCGCGTACCGCTTTAATGGGCGAACAGCCCAACCCTTGGGACCGACTCCAGCCCCAGGATGCGACGAGCCGACATCGAGGTGCCAAACCATCCCGTCGATATGGACTCTTGGGGAAGATCAGCCTGTTATCCCCGGGGTACCTTTTATCCGTTGAGCGACGGCGCTTCCACAAGCCACCGCCGGATCACTAGTCCCGACTTTCGTCCCTGCTCGACCCGTCGGTCTCACAGTCAAGCTCCCTTGTGCACTTACACTCAACACCTGATTGCCAACCAGGCTGAGGGAACCTTTGGGCGCCTCCGTTACCCTTTGGGAGGCAACCGCCCCAGTTAAACTACCCATCAGACACTGTCCCTGATCCGGATCACGGACCGAGGTTAGACATCCAGCACGACCAGAGTGGTATTTCAACGGCGACTCCACAACCACTGGCGTGGCTGCTTCAAAGTCTCCCACCTATCCTACACAAGCCGAACCGAACACCAATATCAAACTATAGTAAAGGTCCCGGGGTCTTTCCGTCCTGCTGCGCGAAACGAGCATCTTTACTCGTAGTGCAATTTCACCGGGCCTATGGTTGAGACAGTCGAGAAGTCGTTACGCCATTCGTGCAGGTCGGAACTTACCCGACAAGGAATTTCGCTACCTTAGGATGGTTATAGTTACCACCGCCGTTTACTGGCGCTTAAGTTCTCAGCTTCGCCACACCGAAATGTGACTAACCGGTCCCCTTAACGTTCCAGCACCGGGCAGGCGTCAGTCCGTATACATCGCCTTACGGCTTCGCACGGACCTGTGTTTTTAGTAAACAGTCGCTTCTCGCTGGTCTCTGCGGCCACCCCCAGCTCAAGGAGCAAGTCCTCTCACCAGTGATGGCCCCCCTTCTCCCGAAGTTACGGGGGCATTTTGCCGAGTTCCTTAACCATAGTTCACCCGAACGCCTCGGTATTCTCTACCTGACCACCTGAGTCGGTTTAGGGTACGGGCCGCCATGAAACTCGCTAGAGGCTTTTCTCGACAGCATAGGATCATCCACTTCACCACAATCGGCTCGGCATCAGGTCTCAGCCTTAATGAGGGACGGATTTGCCTACCCCTCGGCCTACACCCTTACCCCGGGACTACCACCGCCCGGGCTGGACTACCTTCCTGCGTCACCCCATCGCTTACCTACTACCACCTTGGATCGGCGGCTCCACCACTTTCCTTTCCCCGAAGGGTCCGGAACGGCTTCACGGCCTTAGCATTAGAGGATTCGATATTGGGCGTTTCAAAGCGGGTACCGGAATATCAACCGGTTGTCCATCGACTACGCCTGTCGGCCTCGCCTTAGGTCCCGACTTACCCTGGGCAGATCAGCTTGACCCAGGAACCCTTAGTCAATCGGCGCACACGTTTCTCACGTGTGTATCGCTACTCATGCCTGCATTCTCACTCGTGAACCGTCCACAACTAGCTTCCGCTGCTGCTTCACCCGGCACACGACGCTCCCCTACCCATCACAGCGGGCGTTGGCCCTATTGCTGCAATGACACGACTTCGGCGGTACGCTTGAGCCCCGCTACATTGTCGGCGCGGAATCACTTGACCAGTGAGCTATTACGCACTCTTTCAAGGGTGGCTGCTTCTAAGCCAACCTCCTGGTTGTCTCTGCGACTCCACATCCTTTCCCACTTAGCGTACGCTTAGGGGCCTTAGTCGATGCTCTGGGCTGTTTCCCTCTCGACCATGGAGCTTATCCCCCACAGTCTCACTGCCGTGCTCTCACTTACCGGCATTCGGAGTTTGGCTAAGGTCAGTAACCCGGTAGGGCCCATCGCCTATCCAGTGCTCTACCTCCGGCAAGAAACACACGACGCTGCACCTAAATGCATTTCGGGGAGAACCAGCTATCACGGAGTTTGATTGGCCTTTCACCCCTAACCACAGGTCATCCCCCAGGTTTTCAACCCTGGTGGGTTCGGTCCTCCACGAAGTCTTACCTCCGCTTCAACCTGCCCATGGCTAGATCACTCCGCTTCGGGTCTAGAGCGTGCAACTCAATCGCCCTATTCGGACTCGCTTTCGCTACGGCTTCCCCACACGGGTTAACCTCGCTACACACCGCTAACTCGCAGGCTCATTCTTCAAAAGGCACGCAGTCACGACCCATTGGGTAAACCCAATGAGCGACGCTCCCACGGCTTGTAGGCACACGGTTTCAGGTACTATTTCACTCCGCTCCCGCGGTACTTTTCACCATTCCCTCACGGTACTATCCGCTATCGGTCACCAGGGAATATTTAGGCTTAGCGGGTGGTCCCGCCAGATTCACACGGGATTTCTCGGGCCCCGTGCTACTTGGGAGATTCTTAAGCAAGCCGCTGATGTTTCGTCTACGGGGGTCTTACCCTCTACGCCGGACCTTTCGCATGTCCTTCGACTACATCAACGGTTTCTGACTCGCCGACCGGCCGGCAGACCGATCAAAAGAATTCCCACAACCCCGCATGCGCAACCCCTGCCGGGTATCACACGCATATGGTTTGGCCTCATCCGGTTTCGCTCGCCACTACTCCCGGAATCACGGTTGTTTTCTCTTCCTGAGGGTACTGAGATGTTTCACTTCCCCTCGTTCCCTCCACACTGCCTATGTGTTCAGCAGTGGGTGACAGCCCATGACGACTGCCGGGTTTCCCCATTCGGACACCCCCGGATCAAAGCTCAGTTGGCAGCTCCCCGGGGCCTATCGCGGCCTCTCACGTCCTTCATCGGTTCCTGGTGCCAAGGCATCCACCGTGTGCCCTTAAAAACTTGGCCACAGATGCTCGCGTCCACTGTGTAGTTCTCAAGCAACGACCAGCCACCCATCACCCTGCACCTCCAAGAGGAACAAGTTCACTGGGGCCGGCATCGCGAAGACACAACCTTTACGGCCGTACCTTCAGATACCCAACAACGTGCCAGGCACCAGCCGTCCTCCGAACTCTCTTTCCACGCCGAAGCAGTACTCGAGAACCATCAGATCGTCTGGCGCCAAATAATCAACGTTCCACCCATGAGCTGACCGTGCAGAACATTTGTCTGCAATCGGTACTGTGCTCCTTAGAAAGGAGGTGATCCAGCCGCACCTTCCGGTACGGCTACCTTGTTACGACTTCGTCCCAATCGCCAGTCCCACCTTCGACAGCTCCCTCCCTTACGGGTTGGGCCACCGGCTTCGGGTGTTACCGACTTTCGTGACGTGACGGGCGGTGTGTACAAGGCCCGGGAACGTATTCACCGCAGCAATGCTGATCTGCGATTACTAGCAACTCCGACTTCATGGGGTCGAGTTGCAGACCCCAATCCGAACTGAGACCGGCTTTTTGAGAT comes from Streptomyces sp. NBC_01408 and encodes:
- a CDS encoding GNAT family N-acetyltransferase; translation: MNTHVIRPVRADEWEKVKELRIAALRDPAAPVAFLDTREAAEGRPDAFWQERTEGASQGRSVRQFIAEAPDGTWNGNVVVLVEEAGDTGIFDETIEAHQGHLVGVFVRAEHRGTGLTEALFEAALEWAWSLEGPALERVRLFVHEDNARAAAFYRRFGFEASGFVVPLPTDPSAKELEYVFSRPAGDTPSD